Proteins encoded by one window of Candidatus Hydrogenedens sp.:
- the serS gene encoding serine--tRNA ligase — protein sequence MIDIRLIRSDLEFVRNTLAKRGKEIRFDELLKIDSIRREKLHRCELLRAEQNRTGEIIAQKKKQKENVDDLLISMSNIKQQIAELEEELKSLDEQIEQILLTIPNLPHESLPIGKDSNDNRVERRWSTPRNFDFEPWDHVQLGEYLHIFDFDRAVKIAKTRFSLSMGIGALLERALINFMLDVHTKQHGYKEVLPPFLVNSATMQGTGQLPKFAEDLFRIDNFDLWLIPTAEVPVTNIHRDEIILNEQLPLKYVAYTPCFRSEAGSYGKDTRGMIRQHQFNKVELVKFCRPEESWDELEKLTNDAEHILQLLGLPYQVVTLCTGDLGFSSAKTYDLEVWLPGQNCYREISSCSNFTDFQARRANIRFKRDKKPEFVHTLNGSGLAVGRTVVAILENYQQPDHTVVIPEVLKPYMHGLERIEP from the coding sequence ATGATTGATATTCGTCTAATCCGATCTGACCTAGAATTTGTACGTAATACATTAGCAAAGAGAGGAAAAGAAATTCGATTCGATGAGTTATTGAAAATAGATAGTATTCGTAGGGAAAAATTACATAGATGTGAATTACTCAGAGCGGAACAGAATCGTACTGGGGAAATAATAGCTCAGAAGAAGAAACAGAAAGAAAATGTGGATGACCTTTTGATATCAATGAGTAATATTAAGCAACAAATTGCAGAGTTAGAAGAAGAATTAAAAAGTTTAGATGAACAAATCGAACAAATATTACTTACTATTCCAAATCTTCCTCATGAAAGTTTACCTATCGGTAAAGACTCGAATGACAATCGAGTTGAGAGGAGATGGTCAACACCACGCAATTTTGATTTTGAGCCGTGGGACCATGTTCAGTTAGGGGAATATCTTCATATTTTTGACTTTGACCGTGCTGTTAAAATTGCTAAGACACGATTCTCCTTATCTATGGGCATTGGAGCCTTATTAGAGAGGGCTCTTATTAATTTTATGCTGGATGTTCATACAAAACAACATGGTTATAAAGAAGTATTGCCTCCATTTTTGGTTAATTCTGCAACTATGCAAGGAACGGGACAACTTCCAAAGTTTGCGGAAGACCTGTTTCGCATTGATAATTTTGATTTATGGCTTATCCCAACTGCGGAGGTTCCTGTTACGAATATTCATAGAGATGAAATTATTCTAAATGAACAACTTCCCTTGAAATATGTTGCTTATACCCCTTGTTTTAGGAGTGAGGCTGGTTCTTATGGGAAAGACACACGTGGTATGATTCGACAGCATCAATTTAATAAAGTAGAGTTAGTAAAATTTTGTAGACCTGAGGAATCGTGGGATGAATTGGAAAAACTTACAAATGATGCAGAACATATATTGCAATTATTAGGGTTGCCGTATCAGGTCGTAACACTATGTACAGGAGATTTGGGTTTTTCTTCAGCCAAGACATACGACCTTGAAGTGTGGTTGCCAGGACAAAATTGTTATCGTGAAATTAGTTCTTGTTCTAACTTTACTGATTTTCAAGCACGTAGAGCAAATATTCGTTTTAAGCGTGATAAAAAACCTGAATTTGTCCACACATTAAATGGTTCAGGACTTGCAGTAGGTAGGACTGTAGTTGCTATTCTTGAAAATTATCAACAACCTGACCATACAGTTGTTATACCTGAAGTTTTAAAACCATATATGCATGGATTAGAAAGGATTGAACCATAG
- a CDS encoding NAD-dependent deacylase, which yields MNEIMEKTAQIIANSKNVVAVTGAGISVESGIPDFRSPGGLWSKYPPEEYATYEAFIDNPDKVWELFYEIGETISKAKPNMAHIALAKLEELGHLVAVITQNIDNLHYEAGNNTVIEYHGNARTLYCPACGRRRPMSLSHRNHGAPRCECGGFMKPDVVLFGEPIPSRALFTGETLAKSCEVMLVIGTSAQVYPAASLPYTAKQWGAVVIEFNTVRTPFTESVTDYFIEGPVGHTLPEIVRKVEEIDKNKIDK from the coding sequence ATGAATGAGATTATGGAGAAAACAGCCCAAATTATTGCTAACTCAAAAAATGTTGTCGCTGTAACAGGGGCAGGTATCTCTGTGGAAAGTGGTATTCCTGATTTTAGAAGTCCTGGTGGGCTATGGTCTAAATATCCTCCGGAAGAATATGCTACGTACGAAGCTTTTATTGACAATCCAGATAAAGTATGGGAACTGTTTTATGAGATAGGGGAGACTATCTCAAAAGCAAAACCGAATATGGCACATATTGCCCTTGCAAAGTTGGAAGAACTTGGTCATTTGGTAGCGGTAATAACACAGAATATTGATAATTTGCACTATGAAGCAGGGAATAATACTGTTATTGAGTATCATGGAAATGCAAGAACCCTTTATTGCCCAGCATGTGGACGAAGAAGGCCAATGAGTCTTTCACATCGAAATCATGGGGCACCACGTTGCGAATGTGGTGGATTTATGAAACCCGATGTCGTCCTATTTGGTGAACCTATTCCATCGAGGGCATTATTTACAGGTGAAACATTAGCGAAAAGTTGTGAGGTGATGTTGGTAATTGGAACATCTGCACAGGTATATCCTGCGGCATCACTTCCATATACTGCTAAACAATGGGGGGCAGTGGTAATCGAATTTAATACGGTCAGAACTCCTTTTACAGAGTCCGTTACGGATTACTTTATTGAGGGACCAGTTGGGCATACGTTGCCAGAAATTGTTCGGAAAGTAGAAGAGATAGATAAGAATAAAATAGACAAATAA
- a CDS encoding ParB/RepB/Spo0J family partition protein, whose amino-acid sequence MSFSKKKALGKGLDAILGPLRIGEGEKADSDVNKVSSEQILLLQPQNILPSKVQTRKTFNEESLQSLADSIKKHGLQEPIIVRKSGDKYELVCGERRLRACIIAGLNEIPALCRNISDDESILLGLIENIQREDLNPIEEAEAYQSILERFGWSQEQLAETIGKDRSSVSNSIRLLSLPSAVQMLVVDGKLSMGHARALLGLNSPQLIIEVANKIINHGLSVRQTEQLVMGLKSGERKKPLTPKKIKNPHIIEIEQELSRRLGTRVNIKHGNSGKGKIEVNYFSNNELTRILTILGISLE is encoded by the coding sequence GTGAGTTTCAGTAAAAAGAAAGCATTAGGAAAAGGTTTAGATGCGATACTTGGACCTCTTCGAATAGGAGAAGGGGAAAAGGCTGATTCCGATGTAAATAAGGTTTCATCAGAGCAGATTTTATTATTACAACCCCAAAATATTCTGCCGAGCAAGGTGCAAACACGTAAAACATTTAATGAGGAATCTTTACAAAGTTTGGCAGACTCTATCAAAAAACATGGTTTACAGGAGCCTATTATTGTCCGCAAATCGGGGGATAAATATGAATTAGTATGCGGAGAACGACGATTACGTGCATGCATTATTGCGGGACTTAATGAAATACCTGCACTATGCAGGAACATATCTGATGATGAATCAATACTTTTGGGCTTAATTGAGAATATTCAGAGAGAAGACTTAAATCCGATTGAGGAGGCAGAGGCTTATCAAAGTATATTGGAGCGTTTTGGTTGGTCTCAGGAACAATTAGCAGAAACGATTGGTAAAGACCGTTCAAGTGTTTCTAACTCTATACGATTACTGTCGCTTCCATCAGCAGTGCAGATGCTTGTTGTGGATGGAAAGTTAAGTATGGGGCATGCTCGTGCATTATTAGGATTAAATTCTCCACAACTCATAATAGAAGTTGCCAACAAAATTATTAACCATGGTTTGTCAGTTCGTCAGACTGAACAACTTGTAATGGGACTTAAAAGTGGAGAAAGGAAAAAGCCTCTTACTCCAAAGAAAATTAAGAACCCCCATATTATAGAAATTGAACAGGAACTATCAAGAAGATTGGGAACGAGAGTGAATATTAAACATGGAAATTCAGGGAAAGGTAAGATAGAAGTAAATTATTTTTCGAACAATGAGCTAACAAGAATATTAACCATTTTAGGGATTTCATTGGAATGA
- a CDS encoding PhoPQ-activated protein PqaA family protein → MLKRFALSMAITLVVVSLIFAISGCKPKPADKKPVAQFSATPLDGNEPLVVQFTDLSVSESSPIVSWYWDFGDGETSNLPNPIKTYYHNPKDANNPSFYTVTLKITTGIGIAEQRKENYIRVNPGTTFTIIDPNKTPYSGVVSGYGVTITVPQGALTEKTTFSIYETKEAKQINFYEPIELVSPFYRIAHDAKEENLFAKSGEKIVSSTLEIPLFNGEAERTERPANRYLIIALLEDGSMVPVLAEKRNNTAFARVTGLPHSAIYVVAFFPYASIIDVQIPLPEGEEPPEHPWNLNWRIFGSVPVIKQLVALDKGDMENPNTFYNENFSDEVAYNTLNEIAKRLGAVFVEYVLSGIRNPILVDHDGAYGLVFFNMNLQYTSEYEDFYQLSVANRQFGNIVIDPKQLLMVSIHNAIVALNDKENKDIKQKYTPYNIFSQYLFYSCFDNYKLPEVLMPDPTDIDALGSVRKVSYFKGLKESSAVYLGQHADRVVAEFNDSSKRVGKSEDNSVQTWARSFSESEFYDLTQTLFQPIAMNKKRYYNAGQEFWAYLEKKLSDTPTIGIIGVLIQELEKVFKNELKPQQTVTYELATLLSYKALDTIIYEATDDTERLSELYWYFVRGRALEKFDETILRVSDKEREIFVPNESQFLDTGIPERKCPAPTDKIFINPTYVSELQSILPLSSRIVKININPLSAKVQVILNPKAWTADDNGYSLKFAVYHPAKKKVYTLDANGIDTDKDGVLDTIPIQNFKPDEDVCFDYIYLLVSNVSLNKVNPVDATIDAKAPDTYPEDQILKKYVDICDPYYDYELIRTGTFPTVGLSSYVLKMTSGIWRGAQEVYNPEPWTHYVTIIEPPIVLHDKALLMVTGGSTDTEPDLTDVATMVFPFISATGTIAAVVKSVPNQPLEFVGETRKRSEDAIIAYSFDKYMDAYKARKGDITWPALLPMVRTAVRAMDTVQKFVKEEKPGNKYELNQFVITGASKRGWTSWLTSAIDPRICAVMPIVIDVLNMPLQIEHHYNSYGGKFSPALKDYVAMGIFDRLGTPEGDSLWKIVDPINYLDNLQMPKLIANSTGDQFFLPDSAKFYFNELKPNIKLGNNVIYPENSYLYYAPNTDHGLASGESLGVDEATYRALLAFYISVINNQERPKFFWWVEEDTSEPDVEKRAFRIRLDAITRPKEVLLWQATNKDARDFRLNTIGLGWTSEKLRPFCPECGGDPGYAPEAILEIPTSGEKSYPEENVNSIGGQGILGTMENNENQRWVYLEGTYYQMGYHYGRLLQNEVFEITSNINLSSLSAEEKQTLIHLASYMPSEWMDVIHGIADGAGINYEQLVWANMLQWDDGIKVTTNNNTILISSNTDNLIFSVWKPTQNNSTFVSLAPVGLFISSLIVNNDGEAIAITPNQQTEAEKWINKIQFTLNWIKSTYPITPTCNTNESTDLLYANRNNIYGITLKNSNIDCVGVNNDSVIANEETWSIKYIPSSGLITLSSTHEQEINVAKLLNAFNLSEGVDNLTVEQFKNNNIPLKITKLDSSNTLAKSSIVEEGETGGVDGEEEPACVCEFEENEIIPYVATVPVPKQGWTAFFIQVKFPGPAPYSPELKDLDYVFSTRVVIVPDIYPD, encoded by the coding sequence ATGTTAAAAAGATTTGCTTTATCTATGGCAATTACGTTGGTAGTAGTTTCTTTGATATTTGCTATATCTGGATGTAAACCGAAACCTGCTGATAAAAAACCTGTTGCTCAATTTTCAGCGACACCGCTTGATGGAAATGAACCTCTGGTTGTTCAATTTACAGACCTTTCCGTTTCCGAGAGTTCACCAATTGTATCATGGTATTGGGATTTTGGAGATGGAGAAACAAGTAACCTTCCCAATCCTATTAAGACTTATTACCACAATCCAAAAGATGCGAATAACCCGAGTTTCTATACAGTAACATTGAAGATTACAACAGGAATAGGAATTGCGGAACAGAGGAAAGAAAATTATATAAGGGTTAATCCAGGAACAACATTTACAATTATTGACCCCAATAAAACACCTTATTCTGGTGTTGTCTCAGGGTATGGTGTTACAATTACGGTTCCCCAAGGGGCACTTACTGAAAAAACGACATTTAGCATTTATGAAACAAAAGAGGCAAAACAAATAAACTTTTATGAACCCATAGAATTAGTTTCACCTTTTTATAGAATTGCTCACGATGCAAAAGAAGAAAATTTATTTGCAAAAAGTGGTGAAAAAATTGTATCCAGCACACTGGAAATACCTTTATTTAACGGCGAAGCGGAAAGAACGGAACGACCTGCAAATAGATATTTAATAATTGCTTTGTTAGAAGATGGTTCTATGGTTCCTGTCCTTGCGGAAAAACGGAATAATACTGCTTTTGCAAGGGTTACAGGTTTGCCTCACTCCGCCATTTACGTAGTTGCTTTCTTTCCCTATGCCTCTATTATCGATGTTCAAATACCTCTTCCAGAAGGGGAGGAACCTCCTGAACACCCATGGAACCTAAATTGGCGAATTTTTGGCTCTGTTCCTGTTATAAAACAATTAGTAGCTTTAGATAAGGGTGACATGGAAAATCCAAATACATTTTACAATGAAAACTTCTCAGATGAAGTAGCATATAATACACTTAACGAAATTGCTAAACGTTTGGGAGCAGTATTTGTAGAGTACGTGCTCTCAGGAATAAGAAATCCTATTTTAGTAGACCATGATGGCGCCTATGGATTAGTCTTCTTTAATATGAATTTGCAGTATACTTCTGAATATGAAGATTTTTACCAGTTATCAGTTGCTAATCGTCAATTTGGGAATATTGTTATTGACCCAAAACAACTATTAATGGTCTCTATTCATAATGCAATTGTAGCCTTGAACGATAAAGAAAATAAGGATATTAAACAAAAATATACACCATACAATATTTTTTCCCAATATCTATTTTATTCATGCTTTGATAATTATAAATTACCAGAAGTGTTAATGCCTGACCCCACAGATATTGATGCATTAGGAAGTGTAAGAAAAGTATCTTACTTTAAAGGATTAAAAGAATCTTCAGCAGTTTATCTTGGACAGCATGCGGACCGTGTTGTGGCTGAGTTTAATGATTCCTCAAAAAGGGTAGGTAAAAGCGAAGATAATTCTGTTCAAACTTGGGCACGCTCATTCAGTGAAAGTGAATTTTATGACTTGACGCAGACACTATTTCAGCCGATTGCAATGAATAAAAAAAGATATTATAACGCGGGTCAAGAATTCTGGGCTTATTTGGAAAAGAAATTATCAGATACTCCAACAATTGGCATTATTGGTGTTCTAATTCAGGAATTAGAAAAAGTATTTAAGAACGAACTAAAGCCTCAACAAACCGTTACCTATGAATTGGCAACTCTCCTTTCCTATAAGGCTTTGGATACTATTATTTATGAGGCAACTGATGATACTGAAAGATTGTCGGAGTTATACTGGTATTTTGTTCGTGGACGGGCATTAGAAAAATTCGACGAAACAATCCTGCGTGTTTCTGACAAGGAACGTGAAATATTTGTCCCAAATGAATCTCAGTTCTTAGATACAGGCATTCCCGAACGTAAATGTCCTGCACCTACAGATAAAATATTTATCAATCCGACTTATGTGTCTGAATTACAGAGTATCTTACCCTTGTCTTCACGAATTGTAAAAATAAACATAAATCCATTATCCGCAAAAGTTCAAGTTATCCTAAATCCAAAAGCATGGACTGCTGATGATAATGGTTATAGCTTAAAATTTGCTGTGTACCATCCAGCAAAAAAGAAAGTATATACATTGGATGCTAATGGGATAGACACGGACAAGGATGGAGTCTTAGATACCATCCCTATCCAGAATTTTAAGCCAGATGAAGATGTATGTTTTGATTATATATATCTACTTGTAAGTAATGTGAGTTTAAATAAAGTTAATCCAGTGGATGCAACTATTGATGCAAAGGCACCAGATACATATCCTGAGGACCAAATACTGAAAAAATATGTCGATATTTGTGACCCTTATTATGATTATGAGTTGATTCGTACAGGAACATTCCCCACAGTCGGTCTTTCATCGTATGTGTTGAAAATGACTTCTGGCATTTGGCGAGGTGCACAGGAAGTATATAATCCAGAACCATGGACACATTATGTAACTATAATTGAGCCACCAATAGTTCTGCATGATAAGGCGTTATTAATGGTAACTGGAGGTTCAACAGATACTGAACCTGACCTAACAGATGTAGCTACAATGGTATTCCCTTTCATTTCTGCAACAGGAACTATTGCAGCGGTGGTTAAATCCGTTCCTAACCAACCTCTCGAGTTTGTGGGTGAAACAAGGAAGAGGTCAGAAGATGCCATTATTGCTTACAGCTTTGACAAATATATGGACGCTTATAAAGCAAGGAAAGGCGATATTACTTGGCCAGCATTATTACCTATGGTTCGTACAGCAGTTAGAGCAATGGATACAGTTCAAAAATTTGTTAAAGAGGAAAAACCTGGGAATAAATATGAATTAAATCAATTCGTCATTACAGGAGCATCTAAACGAGGTTGGACTTCATGGTTGACATCTGCTATTGACCCACGGATTTGTGCAGTCATGCCTATCGTTATCGATGTGCTTAATATGCCCCTACAAATTGAGCATCATTACAATTCTTATGGTGGCAAATTCTCACCAGCATTAAAAGACTACGTTGCAATGGGGATATTTGACAGATTGGGTACCCCTGAAGGGGATTCCTTATGGAAGATAGTCGACCCCATTAATTATCTGGATAACCTGCAAATGCCCAAATTGATTGCAAATTCTACAGGAGACCAGTTCTTCCTTCCAGATTCCGCAAAATTCTACTTTAACGAATTAAAACCGAATATCAAACTTGGTAACAATGTTATCTATCCAGAAAATTCTTATCTATACTATGCACCTAATACCGACCATGGACTTGCATCTGGTGAAAGTTTAGGAGTAGATGAAGCGACGTATCGGGCCTTATTGGCATTTTACATCTCTGTAATAAACAATCAAGAACGTCCTAAATTCTTCTGGTGGGTTGAAGAAGACACATCAGAGCCAGATGTAGAGAAGAGAGCTTTCCGTATTCGTCTTGATGCTATCACTCGACCCAAAGAAGTGTTATTATGGCAGGCAACAAATAAAGATGCTCGTGATTTCAGACTAAATACTATTGGGCTTGGATGGACAAGCGAAAAATTAAGGCCATTCTGCCCTGAATGTGGAGGCGATCCAGGATATGCTCCTGAAGCAATACTTGAAATCCCCACATCTGGTGAGAAGTCATATCCAGAAGAAAATGTTAACTCGATAGGTGGACAAGGTATTTTGGGCACTATGGAAAATAACGAAAATCAACGTTGGGTATATCTTGAAGGAACTTATTATCAAATGGGTTATCATTATGGTAGATTATTACAAAATGAAGTATTTGAGATTACCTCGAACATAAATTTATCTTCGCTAAGTGCTGAAGAAAAACAAACCCTAATCCATTTAGCTTCATATATGCCATCGGAGTGGATGGATGTTATTCACGGTATTGCTGATGGTGCGGGCATAAACTATGAACAATTGGTTTGGGCTAATATGCTACAGTGGGATGACGGGATTAAAGTTACAACCAACAATAATACAATTCTTATCTCATCCAATACCGATAACTTAATCTTTTCTGTATGGAAGCCAACACAAAACAATTCTACCTTTGTTTCACTTGCTCCAGTCGGTTTGTTTATTTCAAGTTTGATTGTTAATAATGACGGCGAGGCAATTGCAATAACACCAAATCAGCAAACAGAGGCTGAAAAATGGATAAATAAAATACAATTTACTCTAAACTGGATAAAATCAACTTATCCAATAACACCAACATGTAACACAAATGAGAGTACAGACCTGTTGTATGCAAATAGAAATAACATATACGGGATTACCTTAAAGAACTCTAATATTGATTGTGTTGGGGTTAACAACGATTCCGTAATAGCAAATGAAGAAACCTGGTCTATCAAATATATTCCTTCTTCAGGGTTGATAACTCTTTCTTCTACACATGAGCAAGAAATTAATGTGGCAAAGTTATTAAATGCATTCAATTTATCCGAAGGAGTAGATAATTTAACAGTAGAGCAATTCAAAAATAATAATATACCACTTAAAATTACAAAGTTAGATTCGTCTAATACCTTGGCAAAATCCAGCATTGTAGAAGAAGGTGAAACAGGAGGAGTAGATGGAGAAGAAGAACCTGCCTGTGTATGCGAATTTGAAGAGAATGAAATTATTCCGTATGTGGCAACAGTTCCTGTTCCAAAACAGGGTTGGACTGCCTTCTTTATCCAGGTTAAATTCCCAGGACCAGCACCTTATTCTCCAGAGTTAAAAGACTTAGATTATGTATTTAGCACAAGGGTGGTAATTGTTCCCGATATTTATCCAGACTGA